From one Mytilus galloprovincialis chromosome 13, xbMytGall1.hap1.1, whole genome shotgun sequence genomic stretch:
- the LOC143056105 gene encoding uncharacterized protein LOC143056105 translates to MKMLLILIVVWSCNLHGIISTEISDGSSLDVREVKRLLLNDPDVVGARLAELDRAIQEMKKQMAQVQSQLSEEKTRNNNLMSTVTQLDRASQEMKKKMAQVQSQLSMEKTRNDNLMSTVTILQSSFDREKAKTVNLEAVTSQMSASIQRVSDYGSTYTRWGRKQCSGNDTEIIYTGFTAGQNYYDGDYNTRFGGASNLLCLPNNPEMSNRSAPGGSYLYGTEYEQTFFGSRAVDEDVPCALCRSKHTYSSVMIPGRKTCYLGWKIEYYGYLASDSYSDKASSFICVDASPEFVQGGKANRNGNLLYGTGTKCGSLPCPPYDDNFAVLCVVC, encoded by the exons ATGAAAATGTTGTTAATTTTGATTGTGGTTTGGAGCTGTAACCTTCATGGAATTATTTCTACAGAAATATCGGATGGATCTTCACTGGATGTTAGAGAGGTGAAACGTTTGCTGCTGAATGACCCGGATGTTGTAGGAGCACGATTAGCTGAACTGGACCGAGCAATTCAGGAAATGAAGAAACAGATGGCCCAAGTTCAGTCGCAGTTGTCAGAAGAGAAGACAAGGAACAATAACCTGATGTCTACTGTCACTCAACTGGACCGAGCAAGCCAGGAAATGAAGAAAAAGATGGCCCAAGTACAGTCGCAGTTGTCAATGGAGAAGACAAGGAACGACAACCTGATGTCTACAGTTACCATATTGCAATCCTCTTTTGATCGAGAAAAGGCAAAAACTGTCAATTTAGAAGCTGTAACCTCCCAGATGTCAGCATCTATACAAAGAG TTTCAGATTATGGTTCTACATACACTCGTTGGGGACGAAAACAGTGTTCTGGAAACGATACTGAAATTATATATACTG GGTTTACTGCAGGACAGAATTATTACGATGGGGATTACAACACTCGCTTTGGTGGTGCGTCAAATTTGCTGTGCCTTCCAAATAATCCAGAAATGAGTAACAGATCTGCACCCGGAGGGAGCTATTTGTATGGTACCGAATATGAACAAACGTTCTTTGGGTCTAGAGCTGTTGATGAAGATGTTCCTTGTGCTCTTTGCAGGAGTAAACATACATACTCGTCTGTCATGATCCCTGGTCGGAAGACGTGCTATCTCGGATGGAAAATAGAATATTATGGATATCTAGCTTCTGATTCGTATTCTGACAAAGCATCATCTTTTATCTGCGTAGATGCGAGCCCAGAATTTGTACAAGGGGGCAAAGCGAATAGAAATGGGAATCTTTTGTACGGTACTGGTACAAAATGTGGTTCTCTACCGTGTCCACCATATGATGATAACTTTGCAGTATTATGCGtggtttgttaa